From a single Intestinibaculum porci genomic region:
- a CDS encoding alpha/beta hydrolase yields MDSLQLTQEWDKVFPQSDLVDHQKITFTNHFGITLAADQYTPKHYEGKLPALAICGPFGAVKEQASGLYAQTMAKRGFLTIAFDPSFTGESSGTLRDVFSLDINTEDYQAAVDYLSNLDLVDPKRIGIIGICGWGCISLNAAANDPRIQATAAITMYDMPRVGAWGYFDQGTAADRYESKKQIAAMRTKEYATKQYAKAGGCFNYPAPDDQPDFVKQYSAYYKTKRGYHPRSVNSNDGWLMQAQTGWMNNAILAHPEDLKNAVLIVHGEKAHSRYMGEDTFKKLTGDNKQLLIVPNATHTDLYDGGENHVIPFDDITAFFNQYLS; encoded by the coding sequence ATGGATTCATTACAGTTAACACAAGAGTGGGATAAAGTTTTCCCACAAAGTGATCTTGTCGATCACCAGAAAATCACCTTTACCAACCATTTCGGCATCACCTTAGCAGCTGATCAATATACGCCAAAACATTATGAAGGCAAACTGCCTGCTTTAGCGATTTGCGGTCCTTTTGGCGCCGTCAAAGAACAGGCCAGCGGTCTTTATGCGCAGACAATGGCAAAACGCGGTTTTTTAACGATTGCTTTTGATCCTTCCTTTACCGGTGAATCGAGCGGTACATTACGTGATGTCTTCTCTTTAGATATCAATACCGAAGATTATCAGGCAGCGGTCGATTACCTTTCTAATCTTGATCTTGTCGACCCAAAGAGAATTGGGATTATTGGTATTTGCGGCTGGGGCTGTATTTCTTTAAACGCCGCTGCCAATGATCCGCGTATTCAAGCCACCGCAGCCATTACCATGTATGATATGCCGCGTGTTGGCGCTTGGGGCTATTTTGATCAAGGCACCGCCGCAGATCGTTATGAAAGTAAAAAACAGATTGCAGCGATGCGCACAAAGGAATATGCCACAAAACAGTATGCCAAAGCTGGCGGCTGCTTTAACTACCCTGCTCCTGATGATCAGCCTGATTTTGTGAAACAGTATAGTGCTTACTATAAGACGAAACGTGGTTATCATCCACGCTCTGTCAATTCGAATGATGGCTGGCTGATGCAGGCACAGACTGGCTGGATGAACAATGCTATTTTAGCGCATCCCGAGGATCTAAAAAATGCCGTTTTAATCGTTCATGGTGAAAAAGCCCATAGCCGTTATATGGGTGAAGATACTTTTAAAAAATTAACTGGTGACAATAAACAGTTACTGATTGTCCCTAACGCAACCCATACGGATTTATATGATGGCGGTGAGAATCATGTCATTCCTTTTGATGACATCACTGCTTTCTTCAATCAGTACTTATCGTAA
- a CDS encoding Rrf2 family transcriptional regulator — protein sequence MDTKFSSAIHTLILISESESPMNSNQIANSVGTNASYIRKLTTRLSKAGMIAGSRGKSGFTLMCKPEDITFLDIYQAVMETDSMHLFDLHQNPNDACIVGHNIKPVLGSMFQETEQELTRKLEKMTLADCIHKMKKHIQENEEKDS from the coding sequence ATGGATACGAAATTTTCTTCAGCCATTCATACGCTGATTCTCATATCGGAATCAGAAAGTCCTATGAATTCCAATCAAATTGCCAATAGTGTAGGCACTAATGCCAGCTATATCCGTAAACTGACGACCCGTTTGAGTAAAGCGGGAATGATTGCCGGCAGCCGCGGGAAAAGCGGGTTTACCTTAATGTGCAAGCCTGAAGATATTACCTTTTTGGATATTTATCAAGCTGTAATGGAGACAGATTCTATGCATCTTTTTGATTTGCATCAGAATCCTAATGATGCGTGTATTGTCGGTCATAATATTAAACCAGTATTAGGATCGATGTTTCAGGAGACTGAGCAGGAGCTCACACGAAAATTAGAAAAGATGACCTTAGCGGATTGTATTCATAAGATGAAAAAGCATATTCAAGAAAACGAGGAGAAAGACTCATGA
- a CDS encoding zinc-binding dehydrogenase, which yields MAAKKHQTYDFLFVHEDGQQLERCTNFFDKDHPLKTSIDSVYTLDQINEALAHVRSGHSKGKTIIRMD from the coding sequence ATGGCTGCCAAAAAGCATCAGACGTATGATTTCCTCTTTGTGCATGAAGATGGTCAGCAGTTAGAAAGATGTACCAACTTTTTTGATAAAGATCATCCTTTAAAAACGTCGATCGATTCGGTTTATACATTAGATCAGATCAATGAGGCGTTAGCGCATGTACGATCTGGTCATTCAAAAGGAAAGACGATCATTCGCATGGATTAA
- a CDS encoding NADP-dependent oxidoreductase: MKAALFTNKNDKDLASKDILTPVCGDHEVLITIKAAAVNPLDLLIMNGDIKLIVPYSLPLVMGNECAGVVKQVGKSASRFKVGDHIYGRLPLHHIGAFAQYISVSEDAMALMPTYLSFEEAASVPLTALTAMQAFAVMHVKAGDSLFISGGTGSLGAMAIPIAKHLGLHVYTNGNGENEVRVRALGTEKFIDYKKENYVNVLSNVDHVLDTLGDRELPNEFAILKEGGHLVSLRGMPNRRFAKRMGNLLENSCFLALRIVNSIVWLPKSIRRMISSLCMKMVSS, translated from the coding sequence ATGAAAGCAGCACTTTTCACAAACAAAAATGATAAAGATTTAGCAAGCAAAGACATCCTCACACCTGTCTGCGGCGATCATGAGGTCCTTATTACCATCAAAGCCGCGGCGGTGAATCCCCTTGATTTACTAATCATGAATGGTGATATTAAATTAATCGTGCCTTATAGTTTGCCATTAGTCATGGGCAATGAATGTGCCGGCGTTGTGAAGCAGGTAGGAAAATCGGCCAGCAGGTTTAAAGTCGGGGACCATATTTATGGCCGCTTACCGCTTCATCACATTGGCGCTTTTGCGCAGTATATCAGCGTGTCTGAAGATGCCATGGCACTTATGCCAACATACCTTTCATTTGAAGAGGCAGCGAGCGTGCCATTGACTGCGTTAACAGCCATGCAGGCTTTTGCCGTGATGCACGTGAAAGCCGGTGATTCGCTCTTTATTTCCGGTGGTACGGGCAGTTTAGGAGCAATGGCTATTCCCATTGCCAAGCATCTTGGTTTACATGTATATACCAATGGAAATGGCGAAAATGAAGTGCGGGTACGCGCGTTGGGCACGGAAAAGTTCATTGATTATAAAAAGGAAAATTACGTTAATGTCTTATCTAACGTCGATCATGTCCTCGATACGTTAGGTGATCGCGAATTACCAAATGAATTTGCAATTCTTAAAGAAGGCGGACATCTTGTTTCATTACGTGGGATGCCTAATCGTCGCTTCGCGAAAAGAATGGGCAATCTTTTGGAAAACAGCTGCTTTTTGGCTTTGCGGATCGTAAATTCGATCGTATGGCTGCCAAAAAGCATCAGACGTATGATTTCCTCTTTGTGCATGAAGATGGTCAGCAGTTAG
- a CDS encoding lactate utilization protein — MNLYIKERNELLAKQVITHLQKRNMTGYYASSKEEALQIALRLIPEGSCVAMGGCESAREIGLTDTLKNGHYTFIDRQRMVKREGLLAGYGADVFIASVNAMSSDGVLVNIDGNANRVSYIAQGPKKVIFIVGMQKICSDVDQAMKRARNVAAPINAQRFDVQTPCKKTGSCLNCLSPDTLCCQFLITRYSRHQNRIHVILVNDHLGF, encoded by the coding sequence ATGAATTTGTATATCAAAGAAAGAAATGAGTTATTAGCGAAGCAGGTCATTACGCATTTACAAAAACGCAATATGACTGGTTATTATGCATCGAGTAAGGAAGAGGCATTGCAGATCGCTTTAAGGCTGATTCCTGAAGGGAGCTGTGTCGCCATGGGCGGCTGTGAAAGTGCCCGTGAGATTGGTTTAACAGATACTTTAAAAAACGGTCATTACACTTTTATTGATCGGCAAAGGATGGTGAAACGTGAAGGCTTATTAGCTGGTTATGGAGCGGATGTTTTTATTGCGAGTGTCAATGCCATGAGCAGTGATGGTGTCCTTGTTAACATTGACGGCAATGCTAATCGTGTTTCTTATATTGCCCAAGGGCCAAAAAAGGTGATCTTTATTGTCGGTATGCAAAAAATCTGCAGCGACGTTGATCAGGCAATGAAAAGGGCTCGCAACGTCGCTGCGCCTATTAATGCGCAGCGTTTCGATGTGCAAACGCCATGTAAGAAAACCGGCTCATGCTTAAACTGTTTATCGCCCGATACGCTTTGTTGTCAGTTTCTCATCACTCGCTATTCGCGGCATCAAAATCGCATTCATGTCATCTTGGTTAATGATCATCTAGGCTTTTAA
- a CDS encoding flavin reductase family protein, with protein sequence MSKVNLGAKPLMYPQPVLIIATYDENGVPNAMNAAWGITTDYKEITISLADHKTTDNLKVHKAFTVSMGTKDQVTACDYVGLVSGKKVPDKFAKAGFHATKSSFVDAPCIDELPLTLECKVKSYEDDILVGEIVNVSADESIISNGKVDIYKLQPISFDPFSMSYYGVGEKVGHAYKDGMKLK encoded by the coding sequence ATGAGTAAAGTGAATTTAGGCGCTAAACCATTAATGTATCCTCAGCCCGTATTAATTATTGCCACTTATGATGAAAATGGCGTTCCTAATGCGATGAATGCGGCGTGGGGGATTACCACTGATTATAAAGAAATAACCATTAGTTTAGCAGATCATAAAACGACGGATAACTTAAAAGTGCATAAGGCTTTTACGGTATCCATGGGGACCAAAGATCAGGTCACGGCTTGTGATTATGTTGGCCTTGTCTCTGGTAAAAAAGTACCTGATAAATTTGCGAAAGCCGGTTTTCATGCCACCAAAAGCAGCTTTGTCGATGCCCCATGCATTGATGAATTACCACTCACCTTAGAGTGTAAAGTGAAATCTTATGAAGATGATATTTTAGTTGGCGAGATTGTTAATGTATCCGCTGATGAAAGTATCATCAGCAATGGCAAGGTTGATATTTACAAACTGCAGCCAATCAGTTTTGATCCTTTCTCAATGTCTTATTATGGTGTTGGCGAAAAAGTTGGTCATGCCTATAAAGATGGCATGAAATTAAAATAA
- a CDS encoding NlpC/P60 family protein: MKKVLSMMLASLMCIGNLSTVSAAQKLPKTLSQKEINEAIAKTRNYQGKEHVYVGIGGHVQVTNEKQKGTVTWLSSNDKAIVKTNKKGAMVTGVKKGSVRLSQVFYKKGKEEKKHNNDFENKEKLAFYYTSLSLNLGDQVTIQTNQQAKLSNSHSDVARLNEKGTLTAVKPGTCVITATYKHVVGDTADQKEVTETARLKVTVTSKIIKTKTMKATVSDPQIAEKIIYCVPNNFEIEKLPIKGVSKQSRKRIYVDTHGVNEKAKYPAIASLQGKIITKASDQGKVRIRYAVNAPCKIYVDGLVLKRRMIISKLKFDNLEKTILLANQKSHFSMSGMSGQTPVTMTPHNTSAVTMNDHHQVTAHHLGKMDMTIKGDGLTYTRQYWCVNKRTYKLVHDAYALARTKPRFSLGRTGSTIDCSTFIWRTYKKNGINFGSNSAPVAANIAKYCQAHGRLFKAPKTIDALRPGDIMFISSHKNGRFKNITHVEMYISSGTDLGARGPSTTPYLKKAYGSVVEGDAITDNLVAVGRLKL, translated from the coding sequence GTGAAAAAAGTATTATCTATGATGCTCGCTTCGCTGATGTGTATTGGCAATCTTAGCACTGTTTCAGCAGCGCAGAAACTGCCAAAAACATTATCACAGAAAGAAATCAATGAAGCGATTGCGAAAACAAGAAACTATCAAGGGAAAGAGCATGTTTATGTCGGTATTGGCGGACATGTACAGGTAACGAATGAAAAACAAAAAGGGACCGTGACCTGGCTAAGCAGTAATGATAAGGCGATTGTGAAAACAAACAAGAAGGGCGCGATGGTAACCGGCGTGAAGAAAGGATCAGTGCGCCTGTCACAAGTGTTCTATAAAAAAGGAAAAGAAGAAAAGAAACATAATAACGACTTCGAAAATAAAGAGAAGCTCGCTTTTTACTATACCTCTTTATCTTTGAATTTAGGGGATCAAGTCACCATTCAAACAAATCAGCAAGCGAAGCTAAGCAATAGTCATAGCGATGTTGCAAGGCTTAATGAAAAGGGTACATTAACGGCGGTAAAACCAGGGACCTGCGTCATTACTGCAACTTATAAACATGTCGTTGGGGATACGGCTGATCAAAAAGAAGTGACGGAAACAGCGCGGTTAAAAGTAACTGTCACAAGTAAAATCATCAAAACTAAGACGATGAAGGCGACGGTCAGCGATCCGCAAATTGCGGAAAAGATTATTTATTGTGTTCCTAACAACTTTGAAATTGAAAAACTGCCGATCAAAGGTGTCAGTAAACAAAGCCGTAAACGGATCTATGTCGATACGCATGGCGTGAATGAAAAAGCCAAGTATCCGGCAATTGCCAGCTTACAGGGGAAGATCATTACCAAAGCGAGCGATCAGGGCAAAGTGCGTATTCGTTATGCGGTTAATGCCCCATGTAAGATTTATGTTGATGGTTTAGTGCTCAAAAGACGAATGATTATTTCTAAATTGAAATTTGATAATTTAGAGAAGACGATTCTTTTAGCCAATCAGAAAAGTCACTTCTCTATGTCAGGGATGAGCGGTCAGACACCTGTCACGATGACGCCGCATAATACGTCAGCGGTAACGATGAATGATCATCATCAAGTGACAGCCCATCATTTAGGGAAGATGGATATGACCATCAAAGGTGATGGTTTAACCTATACCCGTCAGTACTGGTGTGTGAACAAACGTACTTATAAGCTTGTTCATGATGCTTATGCGTTAGCCCGCACCAAGCCGCGTTTCTCTTTAGGCCGAACCGGATCAACGATTGACTGTTCAACTTTTATTTGGCGTACGTATAAGAAAAATGGGATCAACTTCGGCAGTAACAGTGCACCGGTCGCGGCGAATATTGCGAAATATTGTCAAGCCCATGGGCGGCTCTTTAAAGCGCCAAAGACGATTGATGCTTTACGTCCGGGAGATATTATGTTTATCTCTTCGCATAAAAATGGTCGTTTTAAAAACATTACGCATGTCGAAATGTATATCTCTTCAGGTACGGATTTAGGAGCGCGTGGTCCTTCGACAACACCTTATTTGAAAAAGGCTTATGGTTCGGTAGTCGAAGGCGATGCTATTACCGATAACTTAGTAGCGGTTGGCCGCTTGAAATTATAA
- a CDS encoding iron-containing alcohol dehydrogenase — translation MQNFDYQTPTRLIFGKDVVEKLPEVMKPFGKKILLTYGGGSIKKIGLYDKVKDLLKDFEIYELSGIQPNPKYDPSVLDGVKMCKEHDVDVILSVGGGSVLDCSKAIAAGAKYDGDPWDLITEKVKAQSALPIVDIITLAATGSEYDCGGVISRTDTNDKIGYMDPLLFPAVSFLDPTYTFTVSKKQTAAGCADAMNHIMEQYFCEDSTLLNDGFMEAALKSLMVNARKCLDNPEDYNARAEMMLDCTYGCNGIYSLGNSGSSWPCHGMEHALSAYYDITHGIGLAIITPRWMRHILNEKTVGRFVKYGVNVFGIDANKDPMAIANEAIDATYKFFESIDIPMHLRDVGIDESRIDEMAKHVADNEGLEEAWAPLTQEDIAAIFRASL, via the coding sequence ATGCAGAATTTTGATTATCAAACACCAACAAGATTAATTTTTGGAAAAGATGTCGTAGAGAAGTTACCAGAAGTGATGAAACCTTTTGGCAAAAAGATTCTTTTAACTTACGGCGGCGGCAGTATTAAAAAGATTGGTCTTTATGACAAAGTAAAAGATCTTTTAAAAGATTTTGAGATCTATGAATTATCCGGCATTCAGCCTAACCCTAAGTATGATCCAAGCGTTTTAGATGGCGTGAAAATGTGTAAAGAACATGATGTGGATGTTATTCTTTCCGTTGGCGGAGGCAGTGTTTTAGACTGTTCCAAAGCGATTGCGGCGGGGGCTAAATATGATGGTGATCCATGGGATCTCATTACCGAAAAGGTGAAAGCCCAGAGCGCATTGCCAATTGTCGATATTATTACCTTAGCTGCAACCGGCAGTGAATACGACTGCGGCGGCGTTATTTCGAGAACTGATACCAATGATAAGATTGGCTATATGGATCCGTTGCTTTTCCCAGCTGTTTCTTTCTTAGATCCAACCTATACCTTTACCGTTTCTAAAAAGCAGACCGCTGCCGGCTGCGCGGATGCGATGAACCATATTATGGAACAGTATTTCTGTGAAGATTCGACATTATTAAATGATGGCTTTATGGAAGCAGCTTTAAAGAGCTTAATGGTCAATGCCCGTAAATGTTTAGATAACCCAGAAGATTATAATGCCCGTGCGGAAATGATGCTTGACTGTACATATGGCTGTAATGGTATTTATTCATTAGGAAACAGCGGTTCATCTTGGCCTTGCCATGGTATGGAACATGCCTTATCTGCTTACTATGATATTACCCATGGTATTGGTTTAGCAATTATTACACCAAGATGGATGCGTCATATCTTAAATGAAAAGACCGTTGGCCGTTTTGTGAAATACGGTGTCAATGTCTTTGGTATTGATGCCAATAAGGATCCAATGGCTATTGCGAACGAGGCCATTGATGCCACTTATAAATTCTTTGAATCGATTGATATCCCAATGCATTTAAGAGATGTTGGTATTGATGAAAGCCGTATTGATGAAATGGCTAAACACGTTGCCGATAACGAAGGGCTCGAAGAGGCTTGGGCCCCATTAACCCAGGAAGATATCGCTGCCATCTTTAGAGCATCATTATAA